AGCAGATACTTTTTCCGAATCTCCCGGAACGCCTCCAAATCCGCTTGCCAAGTGGCTCGGATTTCAGCCTCGCTTTTTCCTTCCTCTATTTGCTTTCGGAGCGAATAGGTGCCTGCCAGTTGGTCAAAAAATTTGTTTTTCAAAAAAAACGACGGCTTGTTGGGGTATTGCCGATAAAAGTCGAGCAAGTAGCCGAGGCTCAATTGTTTTTGCGCCCGAAGGCTATCCACCGATACCTGCCGAAGGTCGAAACCTTTGCAAACCCACCCTTGGTGCAGTGGGTGACGCGCCCCCGGACTGGGTCGGGGCACAAACCAAAACGAATCGTGGGCAAATTCCGGCGCGCCCACTATCTGGAAAGGCCAATCGGTGCCACGACCCACACTGACAACGGTGCCCTCAAACAAGCAAAGCGACGGATAAAGCAACACGGCGCGTGTGTTGGGCAAATTGGGTGATGGCTTCACAGGCAGGTCGTAGGGCGTTTGATGGGTGTAGCGTTCGCAGGGAATGACGCGCAAATCAAGCCGCTCGGCTTGATGGAACCAATACTCGCCGGCAAACAAACGTGCCAGCTCGCCCATGGTGCAGCCATGCACGATGGGCAATGGGGCCACCCCCACAAACGATGCGAGCCGCATATCCAACACAGGGCCATCCACATAGTGGCCGTTGGGATTGGGGCGGTCGAGCACGACGACGGGCTTGCCCTGCTCCGCACAAGCTTCCAACACGTAGTAGAGCGTGCTGATGTAGGTGTAAAAACGAGCGCCCACATCCTGAATGTCGAACACCACCACATCCACCTCGCGCAGGTCGGCGGGAGAGGGCTTTTTCTTTTTTCCATACAAAGACACAATGGGCGTGCCTGTGCGGGCATCCTGACCGTCCTTCACCATTTCGCCCGCATCAGCGGTGCCCCTGAAGCCATGCTCTGGCACAAAGATGCGGCTTACGCATTCGCCCAAGGCACAAAGCGTGTCCACCAAATGAGCGGAACCCACCAAAGAGGAATGATTGACCACCAAGCCGACATTTTTGCCGTGAATTTGAGGCAACAGCAGGGGCATTCTTTCAGCCCCCACGACAACGGCAGGAGGTGGCACCAACAGCGATGCGTCGCTTTCGACAATATTTGTTTGGGTAAACAGCGTGGAACTCCGATAGAGCAAGCCTACCAGCAGCATGGTTTTGAGAAAAAAATCCGCCCACTTTTTATTTTCCAAACAAATAGTGTTTTACGTTTGCAAATGTCTGCGAAAAAAATGCGACTACCCAAAAAAGGCGCAAAAAATGGAGGATTGACGCTAAAACCATCCAAACAACGAATGCCAAAATACGCCATCATAGACGTGGAGACCACTGGCGGCATGGCCCGCCGGGAGCGCATCACCGAAATCGCCATCGTGTTGCACGACGGCGAATCGGTGCTTGACACCTACTCCACGCTCATCAACCCAGAGCGAAGCATCCCGTGGAACATCACCATGATTACGGGCATCACGGATGAGATGGTGGCCAACGCGCCAAAATTCTACGAAGTGGCCAAACGCATCGTGGAGCTCACCGAAGGAGCCGTGTTCGTGGCGCACAATGTTTCGTTCGACTATTCATTTGTCCGCGAGGAGTTCGCCCGGCTGGGCTTTGCTTATTCCCGACAACAACTTTGCACGGTGCGCATGGCCCGCAAAACATTTCCCGGCCTGCCCAGCTACAGCCTTAGCAATTTGAAAAAACATTTTGGCATACAGGCGGAACGCAGCCACCGCGCCTTGGACGACACCCTCGCCACCGTGCGCATATTTGAAATGATATTGGCAACGCAAGGCGACAACTCGGTCAAATCGCTCCTGCGCAGCAGCATCCGCGAGGCGAAATTGCCAGCCACCATCACTCTCGAACGCCTCGAATCTGTGCCCGAAAGTTGTGGCGTCTATTACCTGCACGACGAACGCGGCGAGGTAATCTATGTCGGCAAAAGCCTGAACATCAGAAAACGGCTCTTTGAGCACTTCGCTGACCTGACCCCCAAAGGCGAAAAACTCCGCACGGGGGTGGCCGACCTCAGCTGGGAAACCACCGGCAGCGAACTGGTGGCCCTGCTGCTCGAAAGCGCCGAAATCAAGCGCCTCTTGCCCCGCATCAACCGCGCCTTGCGCATCCGCAGCCATTCGGGGGGTATTTTCACTTACACCGACCAAAATGGCTACCAATGCCTTGCGGTGGGCAAGCGCACCGCCCGCAACACCAAAAACCTCGAGCTCGTGGTAGACTACCCGAAGGTGGACAGCGCCCGCAGCCACCTGCAAAGCATTGTGCGCCAATATGAGCTGTGTTACCGGCTCAGCCACCTCGATGCCTCCGAGCGAGCCTGTTTCCACTATTCCATCAAAAAATGCCGAGGCGCTTGCGTGGGTGAGGAGGCGCCGGCAGCCTACAATGAGCGGGTACTTGCGGCGCTCGAACAACTGAACCGCCGGCTCTCCGGCAGTTTTTTCATTTTGGACAAAGGTCGCAACGCCGACGAAATGGCCGTGGTGGGGGTGCAGGAAGGCCGCTACCTCGGCTTCGGGTATGTGGATGCTTCCATGCAATACACCGCAGAGGACTTGCTCGAATGCATAGCCACGTCTTTTGAAGACCCCGACGCGGCCAAAATCATTCGGGGCTATTTGGATGGGAAGAAGGGTGCGCGAGTGGTGGGGTTTTGAGTGTTCCAAGTCATAATTTGTTGATTTTTTGCGCTACTGAATTTTTGAAAAACAAACCCTTGCCCCCCCCCCCACACCTCAAAACGCTCTCAGCACCTCCCCTACCCTTTCTACCATCTCCCTCGTCACATCCAGATGGGTCACGAAACGAATCGTCTGCGGCCCAAAGGAGGTTGCGACGATGTCGTGTTGTTTCAGGTGAGCGAGAAAACGCGCGGGGGTAGCTCCGGCCACCAAGTCAAAAATGAGGATATTGGTCTGCACCGGGCGGATGTTGGCGACATAAGGCAAGGCCGCCAACGTGTCGGCCAACAACCGAGCGTGGGCGTGGTCGTCTTTCAGCCGCTCTATGTGGTGGTCGAGAGCATAGATGCCCGCCGCTGCGAGATAGCCTGCCTGCCGCATACCACCACCCATCGCTTTGCGCACGCGCCGCGCCTCCGCCACGAACGCTTCGCTGCCAATGAGTACCGAACCCACGGGCGCTCCCAGTCCTTTGGAGAGGCATACCGAGAGGCTGTCCACTTCGGCACCGATTTGGGCAGGCGTGTCGCCCGTCTCCACCAACGCATTGAAAATGCGGGCACCATCCAAGTGCAGCGCAAGGCCGTGCCCGCGGCAGACCGCTCGAATCGCCCGCAATTGCGCCAAAGCATAGATGCTCCCGCCCCCTCTGTTGCAAGTGTTTTCGACGACAACGAGGCGACTCACGGGCAGCCAATCGAATCGGGGCCTCACGGCGGCCTCCACAAGCGCCGGGCTAAGAATACCGTTGTCGCCTTTCAGGAGTTGGATGGCAATGCCGGAGTGAAAAGCATAGCCCCCCACCTCATACTGGTAGATGTGGCTCATCTCGTCGCAAATCACCTCGTCGAGCGGGCGGGTATGCACCTTGAGCGCAATCTGGTTGGCCATCGTGCCGGATGGACAAAACAATGCGGCCTTGTGACCAAAGAGCGCGGCGCATTTCGCCTCCAATGCGTTCACGGTGGGGTCTTCGCGGAACACATCGTCGCCCACCTCGGCAGCGAACATGGCTTCCAACATCCCGGGCGTGGGCTTGGTCACGGTGTCGGAAAGCAGGTTTATCGTCTTTGAAGTCATGGTATCCTGAACTTTTGAAAGGGTCGCTGGCCGCGACACCTGTTTGGGAGGGCGAAGTTGCGATTCTTCCAAAATTTATCCTTCAAAATCAGCGCGAAGCAAAAATTTTATACTTTTGGCAGCCTGAAGCAATCCTAACAGCAGCCATGGAACCAACCCTCTCCCCCGCCCTGCGGCAGGAAATCGAAACGGCGTTCAGCCGGATTCAAGACCTGCCGTTCCCGATTTACGCCAGCGACAAATTGGGGAACTTCCTGTTTGCCAACGAGCAAGCGGTTGATTTTTTCATACTCGACCGCACGCGCGACTTATCGTCGTACAACATCACGAGCTATTACGAGGATGCCAAGGAACGTGACTACATCCTGCGGCAATTGCAAACTGCCTCGCTCGGCACCTGGCACAACAATCTCACGGTGCGTCTCAAGATTCACGACGAATACCGCAAAATCCGCTTTGTGTCGCAGCCTTTCCGCGATGAGAGCGGCACGTTGTGTGGCCTGCTGTGCATCGCCCTGAGCATGAGTGACATCGAATGGTTCGCGGAATTTGAGGAGATGGTGCACACGGGTTTTTTCGAGGTGGACCACAACTTGGTCATCGTGGATTGCAACCACACGTTTGCCGACGTGTTGAAATATGGCAGCCCGGCGGAAATAAAAGGCAAATCGCTCGAAGACCTGTTTTGGGAAACAGACAAGATAGCCGCACTAGCAAAGGAAATCAGGAAAAACCCGCACCTCACAGACCGACAGCTCAAACTGCGCCGCAAAGACGGGGCCATGGTAGTGGTAAAGATGAGCTGCATCGGCATTGCCGGAGAGACGGAAGGCATCGCCCGCGTGAAGGGCAGCATTCATGACGTCACGTTCGAGATTATTCAAAATGACCTGCCCGTGGGTTTGTTTTTGGTGAACACCAACCGACAAGGCGAGGAAATCATCTCAAGCGCCAATCTCACCTTTGCCCACATTCATGGCTACGAGTCGCCCAACGAGATACTTTCCAAGCCGATTAGCCAATTTCACCCGAACCGCGCCGCCTACGAAGCCTTCAAAACCGAGCTGAACAAGGCTGCCGCCAACCAGCAGTCGCTGCTCGACTACTACATGGAGATTCAGGACAAACAGGGGCGGCGGCGCAACGTGGTGGCCAACGTGCGCTATGTCGCGGAAGAAAACCAACATCTCCGCGTCGGGGCCGTGTACGACGTGACCGACCATGTGCGCGGCCACACCCGCACGCTGGAAGCCGATTTTAGCTCGATTCTGCACACTTACATCGCCACCATCAACGGGCTGCGCGACACTCTTTCCATGCTGATGAAAGCGCACGGCGAGGATTTGCTAAAAGACGAGACACACATTGACCGCATGAAAGCCGCTGCCGACGCGGTGCGCTGCAAAAAGAGATTGGAAGAGGCGCTCAAGGAGCTAAACGCCATCGCGGAAGAACGCAACGTAGGCGTGGAACACTTGACGCGTCTGTCAAAACTGACCCAAAAACTCCCGTTGGGCGAAACCGGCTCCGAGCGCGAAAAGGACAATGCCGCGCTGAGCAGACGCGTCCTCCTCGAAATCAGGAAGCATCTCGATGGGCTGCGCCGGCTCAACCTGCCCCGCGAAATGCTCCGCAACCTGCGCACCGACGTGGACGAGATGCTTCGGCTGACCAGCATGGTTTCGCTTTCCATCTCGTTGGACGAGCTGAACGAGCGCATCCCGGACTTTTATTATTTCCGCGATTATCTGCGCCGGGGCGAAATCGTGCAGCAAGAGCTCAAACCGCACAACCTCATCCCCATCGTCATGGACGCCGTGCGTTTTCTGGACGAGTTCGCGGCCATCAACCGAGTCAGCATGGTGCTGCAATTCAGCCAACGCGACCACATCCTCGTGTCGTGCCACAAAAACTCGCTCAACCGCGCCTTTCACAACCTCCTCCACAACGCCATCAAATACAGCTGGACAAAAGGCCAAGACCGCCAGCCCTGGGTCAACCTCCGCATCGAACAAAAAGGTGACACGGTGGAAATCACCATCGAAAACTGGGGCGTGCCCATCCGCCGAGAGGAGCTGGAGTCTGGCTCTATTTTCCAATTTGGCCGGCGCGGGCGCGAATCGGAGGACAGGGGGCGCTCCGGCACCGGCATCGGCCTCTACGACGCGCAAGACATCATCAGCAAACATGGCGGCACCCTTCGCATCACTTCCGAACCCACTTTTGGCAACCTGCCCGATATGTACTCCAACCCTTTCATCACCCGTGTTCACATCACTTTACCCATCGCAAAATGACCATTAAACTCCTCTGGATTGACGACAACCTGTTCCATGACCTGACGGAAAAACGAATGGCGCTTTACATGCAGGACGACATAGAGCCGCATTTCGCGCTGGATGCCACCGAGGCATTCTACCGGCTGCGCAACGAGCCGTTCGATGTCGTCATCGTTGACCTCCGCTTGCCACCCGGGCCCGACGATATGTGGAACACTTATCGCGAAAACAACTTTCAAAAATTTGGCTACGCCCTGCTCAATGCCATCATGGGGCCGCAAAAAGACCAATTCGAGCACCTGCGCGAAACGCGGTTCGGCGTGTTCACCATCGAAGCACAAGAGGAAAACCCCGAGCTGTTCGACGACCCTATTCTCCTTTCCGAAGACAATTTCAAAGTGAAAACCCACGCCTACCACGAAAACGCTTTTATCGAATTCATACGTCACGTCCATAGAAGTCATTGCACTAAATGATGCTTCTTTTCAACACAAGAGAATGGCTCGACCCCGAATGGCTGGCCACCGCAGCGGGCATTGCCATCACCTTCGTCGTGTTCATCATGGGTGTGCCCTCGCTTATTTTCCAGACCTTCATCGCGGGGGGCTTGCGCGATGTCTATAACGAGCGCCTCGGAAGCGGGTGGGCACGCCTTTTTGTGATACAGGTAGTATTGATTGTGGTGATTTTCCTGTTGAGCAACGTGGGGTTCGACCGCTCCGTGAGCGAAGAACATTCCGGTTGGCTCGTGCCGCTCTTCGTCCTGGCCGCGCTCATACTGGTGTTGATTCTGGGGCTTCGCTCTTTGATAAAAAATTTCCGCTCCTCCCGCAACATCGAACAACAACTCTCCGAAAAAATAGCCAACGATGCCATCCGCCATTTTGAAACGCACAAAACGGTGCCGCAAAAGGATTTGGAAGACCTCGGCATATTGGCGCGAGAACTGCGGAGCGGACGAGCCAAAAACATCTTCTTGGAACAATGCGAAAAATTGGTGGAATACCTGCTCAATATCCCGCAGGAACACCGCGACACCAAACTCATCGGCAAAATACTGAACGATGCCGTCAGCCTCAGCGTCACCTACGACGGCGCGCAGTTCAACAACGAAAACATGCGCAAGGCGCTCGACATACTGAGCTTCACCTACAACTACATCCTGCACCACACCGCCGGCGACTCCAGCAGCTCTTACCTCAACACGACCATCGGCAATTGCATGAAAGAAATCGGCATCAAAGCCATGCACAAGGATGATTTGCTCGCGGTGATGGATGCCGTGGAAAAGCTCTCCGCCATGGAGGCGACTTCGAAGGAAATGTTCGTGCTCGGCAACGATGCCTTGCAACAAGGGCATGTGCAACCCGCCGTCGCCGTCATCAAAAAATTGGGTGGGAAAGTGCGGAGCAGTATCGCGCCCAACCAAGCAGCCAAAGAGGAAGACCAGCGCACGTTTTATTTTTGGCTGGGCTTGGTGTCGAAAATTCACCAGTTAGGCGGTGCTGCCCAAGATTTTGCCAGCCGCCGCCGCCAGACCACCCTTGCCTCCTTCGACGATGCCCGCGAAGCGTTGCAGGCGCTGTTCAAGGAAACCCAGCAGCACTTCTATCAGGTGGCCGATTTCGACACGGTGGATGCGGTGCGCGAGTTGGAGGGATTCACTTTTTCCAAGTAACGTCGGTGGTAACGTCGGAAGGGTTTTGAACCCTTCCGACGTTGGTTACCCTTCCGACGTTGGTCGGTTGAACCCTTCCGGCGTTGGGGCCCCGTCATTTCTTTTTCTTCTGTTGCTGCTGCTTTTCCCGCTCGGCCTGCACCCGCTGTTGCTCTTTCATCGCCTGCTCCAAGCGTTCGCGCCAGCCACCGCCCTTTTTGGGCTTGTTCTTGTTGGCTTCCAGCTCGGCCTTGATTTTTTCGTTGTCAATGAGGAATTGCTTGGTGACCACCGTCTGGCCGATATTCAGGATATTGCTGAAACACAGATAGAGGGTGAGGCCAGAGGCAAACGAGTTGAAGAAGAACATGAACATCACCGGCATGAAATATTGCATGTACTTCATCACCTTCATTTGGTCGGTCTGCATGGTGGAGGTATCCATCTGCTTCATCGAATACCAAGTGTACCAGAGCGTGGTGACGACCCAAATCATCGTGAAGGCGCTGATGTGCGCGCCCGCCCCAAAGGGCAAGTGGAAGGGAAGATTGACGATGCTATCGTAGCTGGAAAGGTCGGTGGCCCACAGGAAACTTTCCTGACGAAACTCGATGGCCGCCGGGAAAAAGCGGTAGAGCGCGAACCATATCGGCATCTGCAACAAGATAGGCAAGCAACCACCGAGCGGGTTGACGCGATACTCGCTGTACATCTTCATGGTCTCCATGGACATGGCCTGTTGGTCGTCGCCGTGTTTTTTCTTCAAAGCCTCCAAACGAGGTTTGAGGGCGGCCATCTTCGATTGGCTCAGCACCATGCGGTAGGTGAGCGGATAGAGCAGGAGTTTCACCAACAGCGTCAGCATCAGAATCACGATGCCCTGATTGCTGATAAATCGTGCGAGGAAGTCCAGCATGGGGTGAATGACCCAGCGATTGATGGAGCCAAAAATGCTGGAGCCGAACGGAATGATGTCTTCCAAGTTGACACCAAAAGCTCGCAGGCGCTCGAATTCGTTGGGGCCTGTGTAGATGGCCATGCTCGCCGTGCCGTTGTCGAGCGGGACGAGGGCCGTGGTTTTCAGCAGCTTCAAATCCGGGTCAGCGTCGGTGAACATGATGGTCTCGCCGACGAATTCGCGGAACGAAAAATTGTTGGCGACGAGCGACGTGTTGAAAAACTGATTGGAATGGGCGAGCCACTTGATGGGCTTTTCGCCGAGGCTTTCCGTGTCGTTGGAGCGGCAGTCGCAGTAATCCGCCGACTCCTCTGTTGGCTTGAAATAGACGGTTGACATGCTGCGCTCGTACTGTTGGTTTTTCTCCAACTTGTCGAGGTAATTGACCCACTGAAGGCGGAGCGCATTTTGTGCCAGCACGTTTTGAAGGCCGTTGCCGCCCACCGAGTAATCCAAGCGATAATCGTCGGGGCTGAGCGTGTATTTTTGTTCGAGATAGCGGCCTTCACCGGCATCGGCCCGGAAGGTCACGGAAGTGCCGTTTTTGTTTGCCGTGAAGTAAAGTTCTTCGGTGTTGAGCTTCTGACCGCCGCTGAGTGTCAGGTCGTAGCCAAAGCGATTTTTGCTGTCTTCAAGCAGGCGCACGGGGTTTTTAAACTCGTTGCCTGCCGAGTCGGTGCTGATTTTTTCATAGTTTTTGAGAAACACCTCTTTGATGCGCCCGCCTTTGCTGGTGAAGGTGATGCGCGTCAGGTCATTTTCCAAAACAACGAGCTGCTCTTGGCCAGCGCCGGCAGCGGCGAAGGTGCCAAACTGCCCCGCCAAAGCCGCTTGGCGCAGCGAGTCGCTCACAGGCGAGGAAGATTGTTCGGGAGCACCGGGCGTGGGAGTCAGCGAAGCCAGCTGTTGATTTTGCGATGGTTCGGCATTTTGCGAGGTTTGCGTGTCTGTTTGGTCAGGTGTTGGCGGGGGCGGCGCGGAGTATTGCATCCACAAGTAAAGGAGCAAAAAAATCAGCCCCATGCCAATAATCGTGTTAAGTTGACTCTGTTTATCTTCCATAAAAAATTCTTCCTCCACTTTTTCCCTCCATTTATATGAAGAGTAGGGGGTGGGGCCAAAAAGCGCCGCAAAAGTATGTCAAAGCCCGTTGCCGTAATAAGAAACCTCGAAGATTATCCCGATTGGCTCGACCGAGAACTCGTCGAGGCGTATCTAAGCACGGTTTACAGGAGCATAGCCCCGCGATTCGATATCGCCATTGGCCCCCTCGATGCCGCACTTGTTGATTGGCTCAACGAGCGCCACATCAAGACGTTTGCCTTTATCACTGCATGGAACCCGCGCTCTCATGCAGCGCC
This Saprospiraceae bacterium DNA region includes the following protein-coding sequences:
- the yidC gene encoding membrane protein insertase YidC — protein: MEDKQSQLNTIIGMGLIFLLLYLWMQYSAPPPPTPDQTDTQTSQNAEPSQNQQLASLTPTPGAPEQSSSPVSDSLRQAALAGQFGTFAAAGAGQEQLVVLENDLTRITFTSKGGRIKEVFLKNYEKISTDSAGNEFKNPVRLLEDSKNRFGYDLTLSGGQKLNTEELYFTANKNGTSVTFRADAGEGRYLEQKYTLSPDDYRLDYSVGGNGLQNVLAQNALRLQWVNYLDKLEKNQQYERSMSTVYFKPTEESADYCDCRSNDTESLGEKPIKWLAHSNQFFNTSLVANNFSFREFVGETIMFTDADPDLKLLKTTALVPLDNGTASMAIYTGPNEFERLRAFGVNLEDIIPFGSSIFGSINRWVIHPMLDFLARFISNQGIVILMLTLLVKLLLYPLTYRMVLSQSKMAALKPRLEALKKKHGDDQQAMSMETMKMYSEYRVNPLGGCLPILLQMPIWFALYRFFPAAIEFRQESFLWATDLSSYDSIVNLPFHLPFGAGAHISAFTMIWVVTTLWYTWYSMKQMDTSTMQTDQMKVMKYMQYFMPVMFMFFFNSFASGLTLYLCFSNILNIGQTVVTKQFLIDNEKIKAELEANKNKPKKGGGWRERLEQAMKEQQRVQAEREKQQQQKKKK
- a CDS encoding DUF1343 domain-containing protein — protein: MENKKWADFFLKTMLLVGLLYRSSTLFTQTNIVESDASLLVPPPAVVVGAERMPLLLPQIHGKNVGLVVNHSSLVGSAHLVDTLCALGECVSRIFVPEHGFRGTADAGEMVKDGQDARTGTPIVSLYGKKKKPSPADLREVDVVVFDIQDVGARFYTYISTLYYVLEACAEQGKPVVVLDRPNPNGHYVDGPVLDMRLASFVGVAPLPIVHGCTMGELARLFAGEYWFHQAERLDLRVIPCERYTHQTPYDLPVKPSPNLPNTRAVLLYPSLCLFEGTVVSVGRGTDWPFQIVGAPEFAHDSFWFVPRPSPGARHPLHQGWVCKGFDLRQVSVDSLRAQKQLSLGYLLDFYRQYPNKPSFFLKNKFFDQLAGTYSLRKQIEEGKSEAEIRATWQADLEAFREIRKKYLLYAD
- a CDS encoding PAS domain-containing protein, with translation MEPTLSPALRQEIETAFSRIQDLPFPIYASDKLGNFLFANEQAVDFFILDRTRDLSSYNITSYYEDAKERDYILRQLQTASLGTWHNNLTVRLKIHDEYRKIRFVSQPFRDESGTLCGLLCIALSMSDIEWFAEFEEMVHTGFFEVDHNLVIVDCNHTFADVLKYGSPAEIKGKSLEDLFWETDKIAALAKEIRKNPHLTDRQLKLRRKDGAMVVVKMSCIGIAGETEGIARVKGSIHDVTFEIIQNDLPVGLFLVNTNRQGEEIISSANLTFAHIHGYESPNEILSKPISQFHPNRAAYEAFKTELNKAAANQQSLLDYYMEIQDKQGRRRNVVANVRYVAEENQHLRVGAVYDVTDHVRGHTRTLEADFSSILHTYIATINGLRDTLSMLMKAHGEDLLKDETHIDRMKAAADAVRCKKRLEEALKELNAIAEERNVGVEHLTRLSKLTQKLPLGETGSEREKDNAALSRRVLLEIRKHLDGLRRLNLPREMLRNLRTDVDEMLRLTSMVSLSISLDELNERIPDFYYFRDYLRRGEIVQQELKPHNLIPIVMDAVRFLDEFAAINRVSMVLQFSQRDHILVSCHKNSLNRAFHNLLHNAIKYSWTKGQDRQPWVNLRIEQKGDTVEITIENWGVPIRREELESGSIFQFGRRGRESEDRGRSGTGIGLYDAQDIISKHGGTLRITSEPTFGNLPDMYSNPFITRVHITLPIAK
- a CDS encoding 3'-5' exoribonuclease, whose translation is MPKYAIIDVETTGGMARRERITEIAIVLHDGESVLDTYSTLINPERSIPWNITMITGITDEMVANAPKFYEVAKRIVELTEGAVFVAHNVSFDYSFVREEFARLGFAYSRQQLCTVRMARKTFPGLPSYSLSNLKKHFGIQAERSHRALDDTLATVRIFEMILATQGDNSVKSLLRSSIREAKLPATITLERLESVPESCGVYYLHDERGEVIYVGKSLNIRKRLFEHFADLTPKGEKLRTGVADLSWETTGSELVALLLESAEIKRLLPRINRALRIRSHSGGIFTYTDQNGYQCLAVGKRTARNTKNLELVVDYPKVDSARSHLQSIVRQYELCYRLSHLDASERACFHYSIKKCRGACVGEEAPAAYNERVLAALEQLNRRLSGSFFILDKGRNADEMAVVGVQEGRYLGFGYVDASMQYTAEDLLECIATSFEDPDAAKIIRGYLDGKKGARVVGF
- a CDS encoding aminotransferase class I/II-fold pyridoxal phosphate-dependent enzyme — its product is MTSKTINLLSDTVTKPTPGMLEAMFAAEVGDDVFREDPTVNALEAKCAALFGHKAALFCPSGTMANQIALKVHTRPLDEVICDEMSHIYQYEVGGYAFHSGIAIQLLKGDNGILSPALVEAAVRPRFDWLPVSRLVVVENTCNRGGGSIYALAQLRAIRAVCRGHGLALHLDGARIFNALVETGDTPAQIGAEVDSLSVCLSKGLGAPVGSVLIGSEAFVAEARRVRKAMGGGMRQAGYLAAAGIYALDHHIERLKDDHAHARLLADTLAALPYVANIRPVQTNILIFDLVAGATPARFLAHLKQHDIVATSFGPQTIRFVTHLDVTREMVERVGEVLRAF